A genomic window from Triticum urartu cultivar G1812 chromosome 7, Tu2.1, whole genome shotgun sequence includes:
- the LOC125520264 gene encoding phosphoacetylglucosamine mutase, producing the protein MADPGGSQRAALLAVASLFPVPAGATFSYGTAGFRADGSTMAPAVCRAGIVAALRSLKLGGAAVGLVITASHNPVADNGVKIVDADGGMMSQAWEPFSDALANAPTPDALLQLVLQFAKDEGITLGGGHSAQVLLARDTRPTGEYLLHVAVKGISTIVGSVALDMGILTTPQLHWMVRNKNRGLKASEADYFTQIAESFRHLLELTPDDKGIDDLNEKLIVDGANGIGGLKLEQIKSNLARLDILVRNSGKEGEGILNERCGADFVQKEKVLPLGFGPNDVGVRCASFDGDADRLVYFHVTSPSKTSVDLVDGDKILSLFVLFIREQLDIINGEDNKGLLPTRFGVVQTAYANGASTEFLKNLGLEVVFTSTGVKYLHKKALEYDIGVYFEANGHGTVLFNDEFVSRLESLTARLSEAAGSPQHQAASRLVAASQLINQAVGDAISGMLLVEAVLQHKRWSFQNWCDLYTDLPSKQLKVKVKDRTSIVTTDAERKVCQPSGLQELIDKEVVNYSHGRCFVRPSGTEDVVRVYAEASTVEAAESLAKSVAQHVERILGFC; encoded by the exons ATGGCCGACCCAGGAGGCTCGCAGCGCGCGGCGCTGCTCGCCGTGGCGTCCCTCTTCCCCGTGCCCGCCGGCGCGACCTTCTCCTACGGGACGGCGGGGTTCCGCGCCGACGGGAGCACCATGGCCCCCGCGGTGTGCCGCGCCGGGATCGTCGCGGCGCTGCGCTCGCTGAAGCTGGGCGGCGCTGCCGTCGGGCTGGTCATCACGGCCTCGCACAACCCCGTCGCCGACAACGGCGTCAAGATCGTGGACGCCGACGGCGGCATGATGTCGCAGGCCTGGGAGCCCTTCTCCGACGCCCTCGCCAATGCCCCCACCCCCGACGCGCTCCTGCAG CTGGTGCTTCAGTTTGCGAAGGATGAAGGGATTACACTTGGTGGAGGTCACTCGGCGCAAGTGCTGTTGGCAAGAGACACGAGGCCTACTGGAGAGTACCTCCTCCACGTTGCAGTCAAA GGTATAAGCACAATAGTAGGCTCAGTTGCACTTGACATGGGGATCCTGACAACTCCGCAGCTACACTGGATGGTTCGGAACAAAAACAGAGGCTTGAAAGCCTCTGAAGCGGATTATTTTACACAAATCGCCGAGTCATTCAG GCATTTATTGGAATTAACCCCTGATGATAAAGGCATCGATGACCTAAATGAGAAACTAATTGTGGATGGCGCAAACGGTATTGGTGGGTTGAAGTTGGAACAAATAAAGTCAAATCTGGCCAGATTAGACATTCTTGTGAGAAATTCAGGAAAAGAAGGAGAAGGAATACTTAATGAGAGGTGTGGTGCTGACTTTGTTCAAAAGGAGAAGGTTCTTCCTCTTGGTTTTGGCCCTAATGATGTTGGTGTCAG GTGTGCAAGTTTCGATGGTGATGCAGATAGACTTGTGTATTTTCATGTTACATCGCCTAGCAAGACTAGTGTTGATCTTGTCGATGGCGATAAGATATTATCACTATTTGTCCTCTTTATTAGAGAACAGTTGGATATTATCAATGGAGAAGACAATAAAGGATTATTGCCTACAAGGTTTGGTGTAGTTCAAACTGCTTATGCCAATGGAGCATCAACAGAATTTCTTAAAAATCTTGGTCTTGAAGTTGTCTTCACTTCAACAGGAGTGAAATATCTCCACAAGAAAGCTCTAGAATATGATATTGGTGTCTACTTTGAGGCCAATGGACACGGGACAGTGCTATTCAATGATGAGTTTGTCTCACGGCTTGAGTCTTTGACTGCTAGGCTTTCTGAAGCTGCAG GTTCTCCACAGCACCAAGCTGCCTCGAGATTGGTAGCAGCAAGTCAATTAATTAATCAAGCAGTGGGTGATGCTATAAGTGGAATGCTTTTGGTGGAGGCTGTTTTACAGCATAAGAGATGGTCATTCCAGAATTGGTGTGACCTATACACTGATCTACCAAGTAAACAACTTAAG GTTAAAGTGAAAGATCGAACTTCTATTGTTACAACTGATGCAGAACGAAAAGTTTGCCAACCATCTGGCTTGCAAGAATTGATAGATAAGGAAGTCG TTAATTACTCTCATGGGCGATGCTTTGTGCGGCCATCTGGAACTGAGGATGTGGTAAGAGTATACGCAGAGGCATCTACCGTGGAAGCAGCGGAAAGCCTTGCAAAATCTGTAGCACAGCATGTTGAGCGCATTCTCGGGTTTTGCTAG